A stretch of the Conger conger chromosome 3, fConCon1.1, whole genome shotgun sequence genome encodes the following:
- the spc25 gene encoding kinetochore protein Spc25: MACIKDQDVQQQFSNKLEEVRSKLLNQAIGEMIEMEEELCQTHKQFFKSVKDTCLKKFKEDETMFETIQIYRNELEHISTLTKEKRDIIPETLSEMEEKETQKENMIRNINRLKEGLVKKKELIISQNKANKARLKNLNKAKLVFQESLGLEIRKIHGEKLQFIFRNINHKDPEIVYTFILRISEEGSYEVVSCDPPIESMPHLERKLQETNNFSAFLANVRKEFAS; this comes from the exons ATGGCGTGTATAAAAGATCAAGACGTTCAACAACAGTTCAGCAACAAGCTTGAAGAAGTAAGGAGCAAACTACTCAATCAAGCAATAGGCGAAATGATAGAAATGGAGGAGGAGTTGTGTCAAACGCACAAACAGTTCTTCAAATCAGTTAAAG ATACATGTTTAAAGAAATTCAAGGAGGATGAAACCATGTTCGAAACCATTCAAATATACAGAAATG AATTGGAACACATCTCCACTCTGACAAAAGAGAAGAGGGACATTATTCCAGAGACCTTGTCAGAAATGGAGGAAAAGGAGACTCAGAAAGAGAACATGATCAGAAACATCAACAGACTCAAAGAAGGCCTAGTCAAGAAGAAAGAAT TGattatttcacaaaacaaagcaaataaagcCAGACTGAAAAATTTGAACAAAGCTAAACTAGTGTTCCAAGAATCACTGGGACTGGAAATAAGAAAAATTCATG GTGAGAAGTTGCAGTTCATATTTAGAAACATCAACCACAAGGACCCTGAGATTGTGTACACATTCATCCTCAGGATTAGTGAAGAGGGCTCTTATGAAG TGGTTTCCTGTGATCCTCCAATCGAGAGCATGCCCCACTTGGAGCGTAAACTGCAAGAGACAAACAACTTCTCAGCATTCCTGGCAAATGTCAGGAAGGAATTTGCATCTTAA